CCCCGACTCGACCCCCGGATTCGATGGGGACGAGGAGAAGGGCGAGAAGGAGCTCAAACGGCACGTCGATGAGCTCGCCGACCTGCAGGAGCGCCTCTTCGCGGAGAGTCGAGCCGGAGGCAATCGGCGCATCCTGCTGATCCTGCAGGCCATGGATACGGCGGGCAAGGGCGGCATCGTTCGGCACGTCGTCGGCGGGGTCGACCCGCAGGGCGTGAAGTTGCACGCGTTCAAATCTCCGAGCGACGAAGAGAAGGCGCACGACTTTCTGTGGCGCATCCGCAGACAGCTGCCCGAGCCGGGTCTGATCGGCGTCTTCGACCGCTCCCACTACGAGGATGTGCTCATCCACCGGGTGCGCGGATTCTCGGCGCCCGACGTCATCGAAGAACGCTACGACATCATCCGCGACTTCGAGCAGGAACTCGTCGACGACGGCACCACCATCGTCAAGGTCATGCTGCACATCTCCTCCGACGAGCAGAAGGCGCGACTGCAGGAGAGACTCGACCGGCCCGACAAGAACTGGAAGTTCAACCCCGGCGACGTCGACGAGCGGATGCTGTGGTCGCAGTACATGGACGCCTACCAGATCGCCCTCGAGCGCACCTCGACCGAGGGTGCGCCCTGGTACGTGGTTCCCGCCGACAACAAGTGGTACGCGCGCATCGCCGTGCAGCGGCTGCTGCTCAACGAGCTGCGCGGGCTCGACCCGCAGTGGCCGGCGGCAGAGTTCGACGTGGAGGAGCAGAAGAAGCGGCTCGCGGGTAGCTGAGCGGCAGGGGCTCTGATTTCGAGACGATCGCCGTAGACGGCGATCCCTCAATCAGCGGGTTAGATCAGCGGAGTTCAATCCACGGAGTTACCTGCTGGTCGAGACCTGCCCGCGGGTTGCTCGAGGGTGAGGTTTCGAGACGGCCGCGGGCGGCCTCCTCAACCAGCGAGTTACTCGGCGAGCGTGTCGAAGGCCTCCACGATGGGCCTGAACTTCATGCGTGTCTCCAGCAGTTCCCGCTCGGGGTCGGAGTCGGCGACGATGCCGGCGCCCGCCCACGCGGTGACCGTTCCGTCGGGGTCGATCTGGGCGCTGCGCAGCGCGATCGCCCATTCGCCGTCGCCGTCTGCGCCGACCCAGCCGACGGGCCCGGCGTAGCGACCGCGGTCGAACGGTTCGAGGCGCGCGATGGTGGCCACGGCATCCGCGGTGGGGGTGCCGGCGACGGCTGCGGTGGGGTGCAGCGCCTGGATGAGGTCGAGTGAGGTGGAGCCGTCGTCGAGGGTTCCTTCGACGTCGCTGGCGAGGTGCCACAGGTTGGGCAGCTTGAGCGTGAACGGCACCTCACTGGCGATGACGCCGGAGCTGTGCGGCCGCAGCGAGGCGAGCACGCTCTGCACGGCGAACTCGTGCTCGTCCTGGTCTTTGGTGGAGGTGGCGAGCTCGGTGGCGGCGTCGAGGTCGCTCGTCGCGTCGGTTCCGCGCGCGGCGCTGCCGGCGAGCACCCGCGCGGTGGCGGTGCCCGAGTGCACCCCGACGAGTGTTTCGGGGCTTGAGCCGATGAAGCCGTCGATGGCGAACGTCCAGCAGTCGGGGTAGCCGTCGGCGAGGGCCCCGATCACGGGCCGCAGGTCGGAGCCGGGCGGCACGCTGCCGATGAGGTCGCGCGCGAGAACGACCTTGCTGAGTTCGCCGCGCCGGATGCCGGCCACCCCTTCGGCGACCGCCTGACGGTAGCCGTCGGGGTCGAGAGTGCCCGCTTCGAGTGCAGCGCGCACGGCCGGGCCGTGGGGTGAGACGGTCGGCAGGCCCTCCGGTGGCAGCGCGCCGTCGATGCCGATGCGGGTCAACCAGAAGCGCCCTTCGGCGCGGCCGATCACGACCTCCGGCACGATCAGCACGCTCGTGCAGGACGACGAGGCCGCGAAGGCGAAGCTGCCGAAGGCGACCAGCCCGGTTCCGGGGAGGGCGAGCGGGTCGTGCACTGTGGCGCGGCCGGCCAGGTCCTGCCAGGCTGCCGCAGCATCCGTCATCCGGCTCGCTCCGGAGAACTCCAGCCTGATCGCTTCACCGTGGCCGGCGATGCCGAAACCGCGGCGACGCCACAGCAGCGGGCGCTGCGAGTCGAGCATGAATGAGAGCGGGCCCGGGTCGTCGATCG
This Homoserinimonas aerilata DNA region includes the following protein-coding sequences:
- a CDS encoding polyphosphate kinase 2 family protein, with amino-acid sequence MAKTRWETEPEKLLRVDEGFALSDVDPDSTPGFDGDEEKGEKELKRHVDELADLQERLFAESRAGGNRRILLILQAMDTAGKGGIVRHVVGGVDPQGVKLHAFKSPSDEEKAHDFLWRIRRQLPEPGLIGVFDRSHYEDVLIHRVRGFSAPDVIEERYDIIRDFEQELVDDGTTIVKVMLHISSDEQKARLQERLDRPDKNWKFNPGDVDERMLWSQYMDAYQIALERTSTEGAPWYVVPADNKWYARIAVQRLLLNELRGLDPQWPAAEFDVEEQKKRLAGS
- a CDS encoding isochorismate synthase, producing MLDSQRPLLWRRRGFGIAGHGEAIRLEFSGASRMTDAAAAWQDLAGRATVHDPLALPGTGLVAFGSFAFAASSSCTSVLIVPEVVIGRAEGRFWLTRIGIDGALPPEGLPTVSPHGPAVRAALEAGTLDPDGYRQAVAEGVAGIRRGELSKVVLARDLIGSVPPGSDLRPVIGALADGYPDCWTFAIDGFIGSSPETLVGVHSGTATARVLAGSAARGTDATSDLDAATELATSTKDQDEHEFAVQSVLASLRPHSSGVIASEVPFTLKLPNLWHLASDVEGTLDDGSTSLDLIQALHPTAAVAGTPTADAVATIARLEPFDRGRYAGPVGWVGADGDGEWAIALRSAQIDPDGTVTAWAGAGIVADSDPERELLETRMKFRPIVEAFDTLAE